In Pseudomonas sp. MM213, a genomic segment contains:
- a CDS encoding fumarate hydratase, with translation MTVIKQDDLIQSVADALQFISYYHPVDFIQAMHEAYLREESPAARDSMAQILINSRMCATGHRPICQDTGIVTVFVRVGMDVRWDGATMGLDDMINEGVRRAYNLPENVLRASILADPAGARKNTKDNTPAVIHYSIVPGNTVEVDVAAKGGGSENKSKMAMLNPSDSIVDWVLKTVPEMGAGWCPPGMLGIGIGGTAEKAAVMAKEVLMESIDIHELKKRGPSNRIEEMRLELFEKVNQLGIGAQGLGGLTTVLDVKIMDYPTHAASLPVCMIPNCAATRHAHFVLDGSGPASLEAPPLDAYPEIVWEAGPSARRVNLDTLTPEEVQSWKPGETVLLNGKMLTGRDAAHKRMVEMLNKGETLPVDLKGRFIYYVGPVDPVREEVVGPAGPTTATRMDKFTRQILEQTGLLGMIGKSERGPTAIDAIKDHKAVYLMAVGGAAYLVAQAIKKSRVVAFAELGMEAIYEFDVKDMPVTVAVDSKGESVHITGPAIWQKKISESLAVEVQ, from the coding sequence ATGACCGTGATCAAGCAAGACGACCTGATTCAGAGCGTTGCCGACGCCCTGCAATTCATTTCCTATTACCACCCCGTGGATTTCATCCAGGCGATGCACGAAGCCTACCTGCGCGAAGAATCGCCAGCGGCCCGTGACTCGATGGCGCAAATCCTGATCAACTCGCGCATGTGCGCCACCGGCCACCGCCCGATCTGCCAGGACACCGGCATCGTCACCGTGTTCGTTCGCGTGGGCATGGACGTACGTTGGGATGGCGCCACCATGGGCCTGGACGACATGATCAACGAAGGCGTGCGCCGGGCTTACAACCTGCCGGAAAACGTCCTGCGTGCCTCGATCCTCGCCGACCCGGCGGGCGCTCGTAAAAACACCAAGGACAACACCCCGGCCGTTATCCACTACTCCATCGTTCCGGGTAACACCGTGGAAGTGGACGTGGCGGCCAAGGGCGGCGGTTCCGAGAACAAGTCGAAAATGGCCATGCTCAACCCGTCCGACTCGATCGTCGACTGGGTACTGAAGACCGTTCCGGAAATGGGCGCCGGCTGGTGCCCACCGGGCATGCTCGGCATCGGCATCGGCGGCACCGCCGAGAAAGCCGCCGTCATGGCCAAGGAAGTGTTGATGGAATCCATCGACATTCACGAGCTGAAGAAGCGCGGCCCGTCCAACCGTATCGAAGAGATGCGCCTGGAGCTGTTCGAGAAGGTCAACCAACTGGGCATCGGCGCCCAGGGCCTCGGTGGCCTGACCACCGTGCTCGACGTGAAGATCATGGACTACCCGACCCACGCCGCTTCGTTGCCGGTGTGCATGATCCCGAACTGCGCCGCCACCCGTCACGCGCACTTCGTGCTCGACGGTTCCGGCCCGGCCTCCCTGGAAGCGCCACCGCTGGACGCCTACCCGGAAATCGTCTGGGAAGCCGGCCCGTCGGCCCGTCGCGTCAACCTCGACACCCTGACCCCGGAAGAAGTGCAAAGCTGGAAGCCGGGCGAAACCGTCCTGCTCAACGGCAAGATGCTCACCGGTCGCGACGCTGCGCACAAGCGCATGGTCGAGATGCTGAACAAGGGTGAAACCCTGCCGGTGGACCTGAAGGGTCGCTTCATCTACTACGTCGGCCCGGTTGATCCGGTGCGCGAAGAAGTGGTTGGCCCAGCTGGCCCGACCACTGCAACGCGGATGGACAAGTTCACCCGTCAGATCCTCGAGCAAACCGGCCTGTTGGGCATGATCGGCAAATCCGAACGCGGCCCGACCGCAATCGACGCGATCAAGGACCACAAGGCCGTTTACCTGATGGCGGTTGGCGGCGCGGCTTATCTGGTGGCACAAGCCATCAAGAAATCCCGCGTGGTGGCCTTCGCTGAACTGGGGATGGAAGCCATCTACGAGTTCGACGTGAAGGACATGCCGGTGACTGTTGCGGTCGACAGCAAAGGTGAATCGGTACACATCACCGGTCCTGCCATCTGGCAGAAAAAGATCAGTGAGAGTCTGGCGGTGGAAGTGCAGTAA
- a CDS encoding GGDEF domain-containing protein, with the protein MTHNAIQRLLLKRFALAAGTYALALLLLWLAFFTGHYDEPLANVAVGSALVVISQAALFAVFYSGCNLRFSDPSLTEAQVLLGLGWQTWLIANLDEARGAFLVFYVLILLFGLFHLSRRAFLRCALLVFFSFSAITLWEGYHFQLADPALAALQVCVLFIVLVWLELYARYVQASRLRMRQRRFALQAHQDTLRGMMRQLEDLVATDELTGLFNRRHFLRLASRELNAMEPGVLHGLALIDLDHFKRINDMHGHAAGDQVLQAFAGVASACLREGDVLARYGGEEFVVLLPDCSGERLTSCCERLRIAFTDVELIGLKVGNLSLSAGMTLLEPGDDLDDALQRADQALYRAKRDGRNRCAAAWENVDA; encoded by the coding sequence TTGACCCATAACGCTATCCAGCGCCTTTTGCTCAAACGTTTTGCCCTTGCGGCCGGCACCTACGCCCTGGCTCTACTGCTGCTGTGGCTGGCGTTTTTCACCGGTCATTACGATGAACCCCTGGCGAATGTCGCCGTCGGCAGCGCCCTGGTGGTCATCAGTCAGGCGGCACTGTTCGCGGTTTTTTACAGCGGTTGCAACCTGCGTTTTTCCGACCCCAGCCTGACCGAAGCGCAAGTGTTGCTGGGGCTGGGCTGGCAAACCTGGCTGATCGCCAATCTGGATGAGGCACGCGGCGCGTTCCTGGTGTTCTACGTGCTGATTCTGTTGTTCGGGCTGTTTCACCTGTCGCGTCGGGCCTTTTTGCGGTGCGCGTTGCTGGTGTTTTTCAGTTTCAGCGCGATCACGCTGTGGGAGGGTTACCACTTCCAGCTGGCCGATCCGGCGCTGGCGGCATTGCAGGTGTGCGTGCTGTTTATCGTGCTGGTCTGGCTGGAGCTTTACGCCCGTTACGTCCAGGCCTCACGCCTGCGGATGCGGCAGCGCCGCTTTGCCTTGCAGGCGCATCAGGACACCCTGCGCGGAATGATGCGCCAGCTCGAAGACCTGGTGGCCACCGACGAACTGACCGGGCTGTTCAATCGCCGGCATTTCCTGCGCCTGGCCTCCCGCGAGCTCAACGCCATGGAACCCGGCGTGCTGCATGGCCTGGCACTGATCGACCTCGATCACTTCAAACGCATCAACGACATGCACGGCCACGCTGCTGGCGATCAAGTGCTGCAAGCCTTCGCCGGTGTGGCCAGCGCCTGCCTGCGCGAGGGCGATGTACTGGCCCGTTATGGCGGCGAAGAGTTCGTGGTGTTGCTGCCCGATTGCAGCGGCGAACGCCTGACCTCCTGCTGCGAACGACTGCGCATTGCCTTCACCGATGTCGAGTTGATCGGCCTGAAGGTCGGCAATCTCAGCCTGTCGGCGGGCATGACGCTGCTGGAGCCGGGCGACGATCTCGACGATGCCTTGCAACGTGCCGATCAGGCGCTCTATCGCGCCAAACGCGACGGCCGCAATCGTTGCGCGGCAGCGTGGGAGAACGTCGATGCCTGA